In the Octopus bimaculoides isolate UCB-OBI-ISO-001 chromosome 18, ASM119413v2, whole genome shotgun sequence genome, one interval contains:
- the LOC128249776 gene encoding uncharacterized protein LOC128249776 gives MLAPLACSVKDLITDPHPDATYVSIKSEVLRWNTQSTNSKFQTLMQDEHLGDRMPSEFLRRLCELSDTPLEDNSLLRKLFFSWLPPNVQSILATVVNSNLLNQLATMADKIIEFTVQPAPHHTCSDTVVASSTITKSFLSSYNDILDTLWREHASSCRPHSRNHSKSRSSRSTPTVSNL, from the coding sequence ATGCTTGCCCCTCTTGCATGCTCAGTGAAAGATCTTATCACTGACCCACATCCAGACGCGACTTATGTGTCCATTAAATCTGAGGTTCTCCGATGGAACACCCAATCCACCAACAGTAAATTCCAGACACTGATGCAAGATGAGCACCTGGGAGACAGGATGCCATCTGAGTTTCTTCGGCGTTTGTGTGAACTCAGCGACACACCACTAGAGGACAATTCTCTGctcagaaaattatttttctcttggcTGCCACCGAATGTCCAATCCATATTGGCCACAGTGGTCAACTCAAATTTGCTCAACCAGTTAGCCACTATGGCGGACAAGATTATAGAGTTCACTGTACAGCCAGCACCTCATCATACCTGTTCGGACACTGTAGTAGCTTCCTCTACTATCACTAAGTCTTTTCTCTCGTCATATAACGACATTTTGGACACATTGTGGCGAGAACACGCCAGCTCTTGTCGTCCTCACAGCAGAAACCATTCTAAGTCACGGTCATCTAGGTCTACTCCAACGGTTTCCAATCTCTGA